Genomic DNA from Methanofollis sp. W23:
TGGAGGGCATCGACCAGATGCCTGAAGAGGACTTCAAGGCCAGGGCCGAGCGGTTCCTCATCGCCCATTCAGAATGTGTGCTCGCCACCGCCCATGGCACCTCGGTACGGGCGACGCCGGTCAACTACTTCTATGCCGACGGGCGGGTCTATATCTTCAGCGAGGGCGGGGCAAAGTTCGCCCACCTGGTCCAGAACCCCCGCGCCTCGGTCGCGATCTACGACCCTCGCGCCACCATGGAGGAGGTGCGCGGCATGCAACTCACCGGCAATGTCGAGGTGATCTGTCCAGGGGACCAGGGCCACAAGGAGGCACTCGACCTCTGCGGGATCTCAAAAGAAATGCTTGCCTCTTTTCCGGCAGACCTCAACGTGATCACGATCACCCCCGACGAGACGGTCTACCTGGACACGTCCCTTCAAAATGAGGGGTATGCGGCGCGGCAGGTCCTGCGTGAGCGGACCTTCACCCCTTCACCGCGGCGACAAAGCCCCTGACCAGGGCCGGATCCTTCACCCCGGGTCTGGTCTCAACCCCTGAGCAGACGTCCACCGCATAGGGGCCGACGGCCCTGACGGCGGCGCGCACGTTCTCAGGGGTCAGTCCCCCGGCCAGCACCACCGGCACCCCACTCTTCTCGATGATCCTGCGCGCAGAGACGGGATCAAAGAGGCGGCCCCGCCCCATACTCTCGTCCACAATATAGGCGTCCGCATGAAGAGGAGGGACCGGACGGTCCCGACCGACCACCCTGATCACCGCCGTCCCGCACGTCTCAGGGACGTCATGGGGATATGAGATCTGGACCGCGGTCGGGCCGAGGGCGAGTACTTCCGCAAGATCCTCTGGCGAGGGGGTATGGGTGACCACCACCCGCGCCATGAATGGGCCGAGGGCCGAGAAGATCGCCGACGCCTTGTCTGGACTGACTGACCTGGGAGAGTCCGAGTACATCACCACCCCGACGGCGTCGGCCCCCGCCGCCTCGGCCGCCCGCGCGTCTTCAGGCCGTGTCACCCCGCAGATCTTCACCCGCACGTACTCCTGTGTCATACCGTATCTTCTCGACCTCCTGCCTGATGGATTCTCCGGGAGGAGCAGATGAAGATCAAAGAGTTTTGCGGTGTGATAGGAGCAGCGAACGTGAGGATAAAACTCTTATAAATTGGCTCTGTAGAAACCCTCACCTATTCCTGGTGTGAGCGTGACTCGCCCACCTTCCACATCTCCGTGCCTGGGGCGAGTCCCGCACTGACCCCCGGGATGAAGAGAGGGCCGGGAAGGGACAATCAATGGACCAGACGAGAGATGTGACGTTCACGACCAATTGTGTGGCAGGGGGTTTGGGGGGCGGCACACCCCCTGGCAGACAAAAACATCCTGAGAATTTCTACAGAGCCTTAAAAACTACTTATTGGGGTCTCGATCAACGTACTGATGGGGGTCATCCCAAAACTCTCCAACCTTACCTTCACAGAAGATAGCGATGGATGATGGTTGAAAGATCCTCACCCCCTCGTAGCGTAAAGAAGCACCTCTGGCCTTCCCACACGCTCGTGCCGGGGGCTCGGCCCCCTGACCCCCAGGATGGCGATGGGGACGGAAAGACATCCTTGATGATC
This window encodes:
- a CDS encoding flavodoxin domain-containing protein, translating into MLRTCVVYESKYGTTAEVARAFALVLGPSRMCRPEAFSEDLKSSDLFVIGTPIYNGEVVPSVRRFVETNASWLREKSVALFCTCVKLHRGRTYLTGLRAFLGEEVPAVAFGGQLRTADLDREDRNALTFYAKRTGFILQDHDLLDMKAVAAYALSLREKLEGIDQMPEEDFKARAERFLIAHSECVLATAHGTSVRATPVNYFYADGRVYIFSEGGAKFAHLVQNPRASVAIYDPRATMEEVRGMQLTGNVEVICPGDQGHKEALDLCGISKEMLASFPADLNVITITPDETVYLDTSLQNEGYAARQVLRERTFTPSPRRQSP
- a CDS encoding phosphoribosylanthranilate isomerase, with the protein product MTQEYVRVKICGVTRPEDARAAEAAGADAVGVVMYSDSPRSVSPDKASAIFSALGPFMARVVVTHTPSPEDLAEVLALGPTAVQISYPHDVPETCGTAVIRVVGRDRPVPPLHADAYIVDESMGRGRLFDPVSARRIIEKSGVPVVLAGGLTPENVRAAVRAVGPYAVDVCSGVETRPGVKDPALVRGFVAAVKG